The following coding sequences lie in one Mycobacterium sp. DL440 genomic window:
- a CDS encoding glutamate ABC transporter substrate-binding protein, whose amino-acid sequence MRAVAGLLVLSATVAAGCSTAQPLAQVSASLTTVPLPSGAAVASRVPGLPVESCDATASLRPSTVSGPAVQAIRQRGRLVVGIDQSTNLMSFRDPVSGELQGFDVEIAHEVARDLLGDPGRVEFRLLTSPERISAVQDGAVDIVVKAMTITCARAEQIAFSTVYLGAQQRLLVPKDSPIEGPGDLAGKRVCSQVDTTSLATVARVAPEATLLGVQNWDDCLVALQQGQTDAVSTDDSILAGMAVQDPNLQLVGPSLQGEPYGIGINKSREDLVRAVNGTLERIRRDGTWLSLYRKWLNVLGAAPRPPEPRYRD is encoded by the coding sequence ATGCGGGCCGTCGCCGGACTTCTCGTCCTCTCCGCGACCGTGGCGGCGGGATGTTCCACGGCGCAACCACTTGCCCAGGTGTCCGCCTCGCTCACCACGGTGCCGCTGCCGAGCGGCGCCGCCGTGGCGTCGCGGGTGCCAGGTCTCCCGGTCGAGAGTTGCGATGCCACAGCGAGTTTGCGCCCTTCGACAGTGTCCGGACCGGCGGTGCAGGCGATTCGGCAGCGGGGCCGCCTGGTGGTCGGGATCGACCAGAGCACCAATCTGATGAGTTTTCGCGATCCGGTCTCGGGTGAGCTGCAGGGCTTCGACGTCGAGATCGCGCACGAGGTGGCCCGCGACCTGCTCGGCGATCCCGGCAGGGTGGAGTTCCGGCTGTTGACCTCGCCCGAGCGCATCAGCGCGGTACAGGACGGGGCCGTCGACATCGTCGTGAAGGCGATGACGATCACCTGCGCTCGCGCGGAGCAGATCGCCTTTTCGACGGTGTATCTCGGTGCGCAGCAGCGGTTGCTGGTGCCGAAGGATTCGCCGATCGAGGGGCCGGGAGATCTGGCCGGGAAGCGCGTTTGCTCACAGGTGGACACCACCTCGCTGGCCACGGTCGCCCGGGTTGCGCCCGAAGCGACCCTGCTCGGGGTTCAGAACTGGGACGACTGTCTGGTGGCGCTGCAACAGGGACAGACCGATGCGGTCAGTACCGACGACTCGATACTGGCCGGCATGGCGGTCCAGGATCCCAACCTGCAGCTGGTAGGCCCCAGCCTGCAGGGCGAGCCTTACGGCATCGGGATCAACAAGTCCCGCGAGGATCTGGTCCGGGCGGTCAACGGCACCCTGGAACGGATAAGGCGGGACGGGACCTGGTTGTCGCTGTATCGCAAGTGGCTCAACGTTCTCGGCGCTGCGCCGCGTCCGCCGGAGCCGAGGTACCGGGACTGA